The Paenibacillus sp. 37 sequence AATAACTTTCTTGCTTCTTTGGAGAGGTAAGCCAAATCTCCACTATCTAAACGAATGCCTACAAAATTTATCTTGTCGCCTAGTTCTTTGGCAACTTTGATTGCCGTAGGAACACCTGATTTTAAAGTGTCATAGGTATCCACTAAGAAGACGCAATTTTTGTGACTTTTTGCATATTTATGGAAAGCATTGTATTCATCTTGATACGCTTGAACAAAGGAATGTGCATGTGTTCCTGAAACAGGAAGCCCAAATCGTTTTCCTGCTCGAACATTACTTGTGCTTGAGAACCCACCAATATAAGCAGCTCTTGTCCCCCATAAAGCGGCATCGAATTCATGTGCGCGTCTTGATCCAAACTCTGAAACGGGTTGATCACCTGCGACTTGTTTAATTCGAGAAGCTTTGGTTGCAATGAGTGTTTGATAGTTCACGATATTCAACAATGCCGTCTCGATGAGTTGCGCTTCGAATAACAACGCTTCGATACGAAGAATGGGTTCGTTGCCAAATACAACTTCCCCTTCTTTCATGGCACGAACCGTCCCTGTAAAACGTACAGTTCGTAAAAAGTCAACGTAGTCTTCTTGATAACCAAGTTCTTTTAAATACTCCAAATCGCTTTCAGAAAAATAAAACGTTTGGAGGTAATCAATGATTCGTTCCAATCCAGCGAAAATCGCATACCCATTTCCAAACGGCAATTTCCGAAAATACAATTCAAATACAGCTTTTTTCGTATGAATATTGTCTTCCCAATAAGCTTCTGTCATATTGATTTGGTACAAGTCCGTGTGTAGGGCGAAGCTGTCATCTATATACTTGTTCATTACACTAACCTCCTAAGCACATAAAATTTGCTCGGACTTGCTCACGAAAAGTAGATATTTACAACTTAGTTTCACTACTTTTACGTAAGAGATCTTTAGCAAAGTCAACAAGTTGACATGCCTCTTCGGTCCGAAGAAACTTTACATCCAAACCATCAGGGCCTAGACGGAATCTATCCAGTGCATCAGCATCCTTGAAAATTTGATACAACAATACGGATCGTTCACTTAAACTAGATGACTTTTTAATCTCTGACAAACCAAGAGAATCATCCTGGTCATGGTAGTAGGTGATGTAATAGGTTTGCTCATCATATGGCAAATCGTGCTCACGGCTATACTCTTTGTAATACTCCGCCGCACGACTTCCATGTCCTTTATCAATCCCATCATCAAGACGCCTAGAATCATGGAAAACAGCGGCCATTGCCAGTGCGTTCTTTTCTTCCTCACTTAAGTTTTTTTGATGTCCGATGAAGAGTGCTAATAACAGCACGCGGGCGCAATGGGTTTTCGTATGCCATTCACTATCTGGAAGCCAAAACTCAATCTTTTCTTCCATGAATGTATACCATTGTTCATAAGGCTTTTTGATTGGTTGGAAGACTGATTCATTAAGAACATTGGCCAAAAACATCTTTCATTCCCTCCTCTGTTTCTATTGGGGTGGATCAACTTATTTCATTTGTACCAATTGCTTGTAACACTTCCGCAATATCGCCATCAATCCCAATAGATTTATCAGCAATGACATCTGGAATATAAAGCTCTCTCCCTTTATTAAAGGTAATATAGGTAGCATTTTCCTCTAATCTAGTTAAATTCATAAACGGGGCTT is a genomic window containing:
- a CDS encoding nicotinate phosphoribosyltransferase; its protein translation is MNKYIDDSFALHTDLYQINMTEAYWEDNIHTKKAVFELYFRKLPFGNGYAIFAGLERIIDYLQTFYFSESDLEYLKELGYQEDYVDFLRTVRFTGTVRAMKEGEVVFGNEPILRIEALLFEAQLIETALLNIVNYQTLIATKASRIKQVAGDQPVSEFGSRRAHEFDAALWGTRAAYIGGFSSTSNVRAGKRFGLPVSGTHAHSFVQAYQDEYNAFHKYAKSHKNCVFLVDTYDTLKSGVPTAIKVAKELGDKINFVGIRLDSGDLAYLSKEARKLLDQAGFVDAKIFASNDLDEYTIMSLNAQGAKIDAWGVGTKAITAYDQPALGAVYKLVSIEDNNGQMRDTIKISASPEKVTTPGLKKVYRIINNLTKKSEGDYIALANEQPEKESKLHMFHPVHTYIGNFVTNFTAKDLHEDIFDHGTLVYESPSAQEIQSYAGQQLGLLWDEYKRSLNPAEYPVDLSQACWDNKMKNIEEAKKHARNAVPV
- a CDS encoding HD domain-containing protein; the encoded protein is MFLANVLNESVFQPIKKPYEQWYTFMEEKIEFWLPDSEWHTKTHCARVLLLALFIGHQKNLSEEEKNALAMAAVFHDSRRLDDGIDKGHGSRAAEYYKEYSREHDLPYDEQTYYITYYHDQDDSLGLSEIKKSSSLSERSVLLYQIFKDADALDRFRLGPDGLDVKFLRTEEACQLVDFAKDLLRKSSETKL